A genomic segment from Garra rufa chromosome 5, GarRuf1.0, whole genome shotgun sequence encodes:
- the LOC141334289 gene encoding membrane-spanning 4-domains subfamily A member 4A-like, which produces MESSKVIASDKATVVIQVNPQVAQDTVICDDGQQVRGAYHNTALKGFFSAQPKALGTVQIMIGVTVFLLGIVLTANVYRFDSISVIGNTYWGSFIYICTGSLSVAAQNKLNPCVVKASLGMNVISAVTAAISIILMGIEMGMLSRFPRCYSRSSYDCVHIESSGLGTLGVLLVFSILQFIVSIFISGFACKATCNTDMTVVNVALK; this is translated from the exons ATGGAAAGCAGCAAGGTCATCGCATCTGACAAAGCTACAGTTGTCATCCAAGTAAATCCACAGGTGGCACAAGATACTGTTATTTGTGATGATGGACAGCAGGTCAGAGGAGCATATCACAATACGGCTCTTAAAGGATTTTTCAGTGCACAACCAAAGGCATTGGGG ACTGTACAGATAATGATTGGAGTGACGGTCTTCTTACTTGGTATTGTACTCACCGCAAATGTCTACAGATTTGATAGTATTTCTGTGATTGGCAACACCTATTGGGGATCTTTCATT TACATCTGTACTGGCTCTCTGTCTGTTGCTGCACAGAATAAACTGAATCCATGTGTG GTGAAAGCCTCTCTTGGAATGAATGTGATCAGTGCTGTAACTGCAGCGATATCCATTATTCTGATGGGCATAGAGATGGGAATGCTCTCAAGGTTCCCTCGTTGCTACAGTAGAAGTAGTTATGACTGTGTACATATTGAG AGTTCTGGTTTGGGGACCCTCGGAGTATTGCTGGTGTTCTCCATCCTTCAGTTCATCGTCTCCATCTTTATCTCAGGATTTGCCTGCAAAGCCACCTGCAACACAGACATGACAGTGGTCAATGTGGCACTAAAATAG